The following are from one region of the Cervus canadensis isolate Bull #8, Minnesota chromosome 23, ASM1932006v1, whole genome shotgun sequence genome:
- the ZADH2 gene encoding prostaglandin reductase 3 isoform X2 yields the protein MQRLALAGTRAIVDMSYARHFLDFQGSAIPSAMQKLVVTRLSPNFREAVTLRRDCPVPLPGDGDLLVRNRFVGVNASDINYSAGRYDPSVKTPFDAGFEGVGEVVALGLSASAAYTVGQAVAYMAPGSFAEYTVVPARVAIPVPALKPEYLALLVSGTTAYLSLKALGGLSEGKTVLVTAAAGGTGQFAVQLAKKAKCHVIGTCSSAEKCAFLKSVGCDRPINYNAEHVGAVLRQEYPQGVDVVYESVGGAMFDLAVDALATRGRLIVIGFVSGYQTPTGLSPVKAGTLPAKLLKKSASIQGFFLNHYLPEFRGAMDHLLKMYAGGDLVCEVDTGGLSAEGRFTGLESVFRAVDYMYMRKNTGKIVVELPPSVNSKL from the exons ATGCAGAGGCTAGCGCTCGCCGGGACCCGAGCCATCGTGGACATGTCGTACGCCCGCCACTTCCTGGACTTCCAGGGCTCGGCCATCCCTAGCGCGATGCAGAAGCTGGTGGTGACCCGGCTGAGCCCCAACTTCCGCGAAGCCGTCACCCTGCGCCGGGACTGCCCGGTGCCACTCCCCGGGGACGGAGACCTCCTCGTCCGGAACCG ATTTGTTGGTGTCAATGCATCTGACATCAACTATTCGGCTGGCCGCTACGACCCTTCCGTGAAGACCCCCTTCGACGCGGGCTTCGAAGGTGTGGGCGAGGTGGTGGCCTTGGGCCTGTCTGCCAGCGCGGCGTACACGGTCGGCCAGGCCGTGGCCTACATGGCGCCTGGCTCCTTCGCTGAGTACACGGTGGTGCCCGCCAGGGTCGCCATCCCAGTGCCGGCCCTGAAACCAGAGTATCTCGCGCTCCTGGTGAGTGGGACCACAGCCTACCTTAGCCTGAAAGCGCTCGGGGGGCTGTCGGAAGGGAAGACAGTCCTGGTGACCGCGGCAGCCGGGGGCACCGGCCAGTTCGCCGTCCAGCTCGCAAAGAAGGCCAAGTGCCACGTCATTGGGACGTGCTCTTCTGCCGAGAAGTGTGCTTTTCTGAAGTCTGTTGGCTGCGACCGGCCCATCAACTATAACGCGGAGCACGTGGGCGCCGTCCTGAGGCAGGAGTACCCGCAAGGTGTGGACGTGGTGTACGAGTCCGTCGGGGGAGCCATGTTTGACTTGGCCGTGGACGCTTTGGCTACCCGAGGGCGCTTGATAGTGATCGGGTTTGTCTCTGGCTACCAGACTCCTACTGGCCTGTCGCCCGTGAAAGCAGGAACACTTCCAGCCAAACTGCTGAAGAAATCTGCCAGCATCCAGGGCTTCTTCTTGAACCATTACCTTCCCGAGTTTCGAGGTGCCATGGACCACTTGCTCAAGATGTATGCAGGTGGCGACCTGGTTTGTGAGGTGGACACCGGAGGTCTGTCTGCAGAGGGCAGGTTTACCGGCCTGGAGTCAGTCTTCCGGGCCGTCGATTATATGTACATGAGAAAAAACACTGGGAAAATTGTCGTTGAATTACCTCCCTCTGTCAACAGTAAGCTATAA
- the ZADH2 gene encoding prostaglandin reductase 3 isoform X1 has protein sequence MAPSVLITEGYFNLGFPSPPPALPPPPPPAPEIKPTGPRRGGSLPGPPARTHGSSDRLIFRVELGTAWTQTATFRFVGVNASDINYSAGRYDPSVKTPFDAGFEGVGEVVALGLSASAAYTVGQAVAYMAPGSFAEYTVVPARVAIPVPALKPEYLALLVSGTTAYLSLKALGGLSEGKTVLVTAAAGGTGQFAVQLAKKAKCHVIGTCSSAEKCAFLKSVGCDRPINYNAEHVGAVLRQEYPQGVDVVYESVGGAMFDLAVDALATRGRLIVIGFVSGYQTPTGLSPVKAGTLPAKLLKKSASIQGFFLNHYLPEFRGAMDHLLKMYAGGDLVCEVDTGGLSAEGRFTGLESVFRAVDYMYMRKNTGKIVVELPPSVNSKL, from the exons ATGGCACCCAGCGTCCTCATAACGGAGGGTTATTTTAATTTGggattcccctcccctcccccagccctccctcctcctccccctcccgctCCCGAAATAAAACCGACGGGACCCAGAAGGGGAGGCTCCCTGCCCGGCCCACCCGCGCGCACCCACGGCTCCAGCGATCGCCTAATCTTTAGGGTGGAGTTGGGAACAGCCTGGACACAAACCGCGACGTTTAG ATTTGTTGGTGTCAATGCATCTGACATCAACTATTCGGCTGGCCGCTACGACCCTTCCGTGAAGACCCCCTTCGACGCGGGCTTCGAAGGTGTGGGCGAGGTGGTGGCCTTGGGCCTGTCTGCCAGCGCGGCGTACACGGTCGGCCAGGCCGTGGCCTACATGGCGCCTGGCTCCTTCGCTGAGTACACGGTGGTGCCCGCCAGGGTCGCCATCCCAGTGCCGGCCCTGAAACCAGAGTATCTCGCGCTCCTGGTGAGTGGGACCACAGCCTACCTTAGCCTGAAAGCGCTCGGGGGGCTGTCGGAAGGGAAGACAGTCCTGGTGACCGCGGCAGCCGGGGGCACCGGCCAGTTCGCCGTCCAGCTCGCAAAGAAGGCCAAGTGCCACGTCATTGGGACGTGCTCTTCTGCCGAGAAGTGTGCTTTTCTGAAGTCTGTTGGCTGCGACCGGCCCATCAACTATAACGCGGAGCACGTGGGCGCCGTCCTGAGGCAGGAGTACCCGCAAGGTGTGGACGTGGTGTACGAGTCCGTCGGGGGAGCCATGTTTGACTTGGCCGTGGACGCTTTGGCTACCCGAGGGCGCTTGATAGTGATCGGGTTTGTCTCTGGCTACCAGACTCCTACTGGCCTGTCGCCCGTGAAAGCAGGAACACTTCCAGCCAAACTGCTGAAGAAATCTGCCAGCATCCAGGGCTTCTTCTTGAACCATTACCTTCCCGAGTTTCGAGGTGCCATGGACCACTTGCTCAAGATGTATGCAGGTGGCGACCTGGTTTGTGAGGTGGACACCGGAGGTCTGTCTGCAGAGGGCAGGTTTACCGGCCTGGAGTCAGTCTTCCGGGCCGTCGATTATATGTACATGAGAAAAAACACTGGGAAAATTGTCGTTGAATTACCTCCCTCTGTCAACAGTAAGCTATAA